Sequence from the Thermomicrobiales bacterium genome:
CCGCCCCTGAACGAGGTCGAAGCCGCCGCCAAATCCGCCTACGAGTTCCTGCGGCCGTTTGTTCCCAAATAGCAGGCAGCACGCGGCAGGCAGAATGCAGAAACAAGTCGAGTGGTGACGAATGTCTGAGCGGCCAGTGAACGAGCATCCCCGTGTCGAAACCTACCGAGACCTGGTTGCCTGGCAAAAGTCAATGGACTTGGTTGTCGAGATCTACCGAGAAACAGACACTTGGCCGAATCCGGAACGATTTGGGCTTGTGCAGCAGGTACGCCGGAGCGCTGTCTCAGTTCCTTCGAACATTGCGGAAGGGCAGGGGCGGCGCAACGACAAGGAGTTCAACCATTTCTTGCGAATAGCGCATGGCTCGTTGCGCGAGGCGGAGACTCAGATTTCGATAGGTCAGCGACTCGGATACTGCTCGAGTTCGACAGAAGAGCGATTGTTGCAGCGAAGCGCAGAGGCGGGGCGACTCATTCAGGGACTGATTCGCGCGATCGCAATTCGCCTGGAAAGCTGAACGTTCTGCCTGCTGCGTGCCGCATGCCGCGTGCTGAAGGAGTTCACGACGTGAAAGTTGCCATTCTTGGTGCCGGGTTCATGGGAGGGACGCATGCGCGGGCCTTCCAGAAGATTCCCGGTGTGGATATTGCCGCGGTCTATGCCCATTCCGATAAGCGGGCTGGGCCGTTGGCGCAGGAACTCGGCACGGTCTATACGAACGATATCGACGCGATTCTGCGCGATGAGTCGATCGATGCCGTCGACAATTGTCTCCCGACGCCCGAGCATCGTCCGCTGACCGAAGCGGCGCTCGCGGCCGGGAAGCATGTCCTGCTGGAGAAACCGATCGCGCTCGACGACGCCGATGCCGCTGCCCTGGTGGCTGCGGGAGAGGCGAGCGGTCAGGTCTTCATGATGGCGCACGTGCTTCGCTTCTGGCCCGAGTACGTCGAGTTGCACAAGCGAGCGAGCAACGGGTCGATCGGTCAGCTGCGGTCCGGTCTTGCCTATCGGCGTCAGCCGTTTCCGGCCTGGTCGGAGCTCTTTGCGCGATCGGACCTTACCGGCGGCGCGGTCATCGACATGATGATCCACGACATCGACGCGCTCAACTGGGTGTTCGGCGCCCCGCAATCGGTCACCGCGAACGGTGTTCGCAATCCGCGCTCGAATGGATGGGACCAGGTACAGATCCTGATCGACTACGGCACCGTATCGGCGGTCGTCGATGGCGGGATGATGATGCCGGAAACCTATCCGTTTACCTCGACGATGCAAGTGCTCGGTTCGGAGGGCTTCCTGGAATACGATTTCCGCGCCGGTGGCCGGAGCGTGGAAGAAGCCGGGGGAACCAATGCGCTCTACCTCTACCCGAATGAGGGCGAGCCGTCACAGCTCGAGGTGACGCAAATCGACCCCTACCTCGCGGAGATCGAGTATTTCGTCGAGTGCGTCCGATCGGGACAGCCTGCAACCCGTGCCACCCCAGCGGAGGCGCGTCTCGCGCTCGATACCGCGCTCGCTGCCCGTGAATCCATGGAGTCCAACCGCACCGTCGCGCTTTAGGGGACGTCAGTAACCGGTCGTCGGTCGGCAGACTTCAGTTGTCAGAGCCGCGGCGAGCCATTGATGTGCCGTGGGACGGGCACGCTGAGAGCAACGGTCCGCTTCCTTTTCTCAGAATTGCGAACGGGAAGCGGGCCACACGGCCGGCGCGGACGGGCCACGAGGCGGAGACCCGCCTAGTCCCGAATGTCGAATGCGTTCACCACCGCGCGTTGATACCCTGGGTGTCGATCGAGCAACCCATCGATGGTCATGCGCAGGAACGATGCGAGCTGGATCAGCTCGAGCGGCGAGAGCGAGAGCGTCAGGAAGTCGATCGAGAGCGAGACCTCATCCTCGTCGGAGAGCTGATCGCGTTCTCGCAACGGCGCGACCGCTTTGGTGTGCAGGCCGGTCTCAGGCCAGATGATTTCCAGAATCTCGTCGTTCGCGTCCATGGCGGCTCCTTCCGGTCGAG
This genomic interval carries:
- a CDS encoding Gfo/Idh/MocA family oxidoreductase, with the protein product MKVAILGAGFMGGTHARAFQKIPGVDIAAVYAHSDKRAGPLAQELGTVYTNDIDAILRDESIDAVDNCLPTPEHRPLTEAALAAGKHVLLEKPIALDDADAAALVAAGEASGQVFMMAHVLRFWPEYVELHKRASNGSIGQLRSGLAYRRQPFPAWSELFARSDLTGGAVIDMMIHDIDALNWVFGAPQSVTANGVRNPRSNGWDQVQILIDYGTVSAVVDGGMMMPETYPFTSTMQVLGSEGFLEYDFRAGGRSVEEAGGTNALYLYPNEGEPSQLEVTQIDPYLAEIEYFVECVRSGQPATRATPAEARLALDTALAARESMESNRTVAL